The Litchfieldia alkalitelluris genome has a window encoding:
- a CDS encoding CAP domain-containing protein, giving the protein MKKILVLTLAIMFALPVVSQPSAQIKMFKEPPFEFYKVSKGDSFWYIAQRYGLDYKRLMELNPDVVPTNMHVGEVIRLKPSASHHSSFEDQVVKLVNQERAKQGLKPLTHRADLKNVAHKKAEDMINSNYFSHTSPNYGSPFQMLKTFGISYQSAGENIAKGQKTPQEVMNAWMNSPGHRANILKPEYDSIGVGFYHSAWVQMFIKAR; this is encoded by the coding sequence ATGAAGAAAATCTTAGTTTTAACACTTGCGATTATGTTTGCACTTCCAGTTGTATCTCAACCAAGTGCCCAAATTAAAATGTTTAAAGAACCTCCATTTGAGTTTTATAAAGTGTCAAAAGGAGATTCGTTTTGGTACATAGCGCAGCGATATGGACTTGATTACAAACGTTTGATGGAGCTTAACCCAGATGTGGTTCCGACGAATATGCATGTTGGAGAGGTAATCCGTTTAAAGCCATCTGCATCTCACCATAGTTCATTTGAGGATCAAGTAGTAAAGCTTGTAAATCAGGAGAGAGCAAAGCAGGGGTTAAAACCTTTAACACATCGTGCTGATTTGAAAAATGTAGCACACAAAAAGGCTGAGGATATGATTAATTCTAATTACTTCTCTCACACAAGTCCAAACTACGGATCGCCTTTCCAAATGTTAAAAACGTTTGGAATTAGTTATCAGTCGGCTGGAGAAAACATTGCTAAAGGCCAAAAAACACCACAAGAGGTTATGAACGCATGGATGAATTCACCAGGACATCGCGCGAATATCCTTAAGCCAGAATATGATTCAATTGGTGTTGGATTCTATCACAGTGCATGGGTTCAAATGTTTATTAAGGCAAGATAA